The DNA window TTGTCAGCCATCCGAAAGGGGTTATCTAAGAGGTATTGTAATGTCTGATCTGAGCGATTCAGCGAAGTTGGTTAAAGAAGCGCTTGCCCGTCGTGGTCTTGAGACTCCGATGACGCCTAATGATATGGGGCGTGAAGAGAAAAAAGAAAAAATTGAGCATCACATGCGTGAAATACTCAATATTCTCGGATTGGATCTGACAGACGATAGCTTAGAAGAAACGCCACAACGTATTGCAAAAATGTACGTTGATGAGATCTTTTCTGGTTTGGAATATAAGAACTTTCCGAAAATCACCGTCATTGAGAATAAGATGCGTGTCAGCGAAATGGTACGAGTGAAAGACATCACTGTGACCAGCACTTGCGAACATCACCTTGTGACTATCGATGGTAAAGCGGCGGTGGCTTACATTCCACGTGGCAAAATTATCGGCTTATCTAAAATCAACCGTATCGTGCGTTTCTTTGCGCAACGTCCACAAGTTCAAGAACGTATGACCCAGCAAATTCTGGTGGCACTGCAAACCTTGCTTGAAACCGATGATGTTGCTGTGACCATGGATGCAACTCACTACTGCGTAAAATCTCGCGGTGTGATGGACGCCACCAGCGAAACCACCACCACAGCATTAGGTGGCATTTTTAAGAGCAACCCTGCGACTCGTTCAGAATTTCTCCACGGGCTGCGTTAATGCTCATGCAAAGCGAGTAGAGCTTTGCATTGGTTCTATGGTTAGGTTCTTCTGTAA is part of the Vibrio porteresiae DSM 19223 genome and encodes:
- the folE gene encoding GTP cyclohydrolase I FolE, yielding MSDLSDSAKLVKEALARRGLETPMTPNDMGREEKKEKIEHHMREILNILGLDLTDDSLEETPQRIAKMYVDEIFSGLEYKNFPKITVIENKMRVSEMVRVKDITVTSTCEHHLVTIDGKAAVAYIPRGKIIGLSKINRIVRFFAQRPQVQERMTQQILVALQTLLETDDVAVTMDATHYCVKSRGVMDATSETTTTALGGIFKSNPATRSEFLHGLR